The Archangium primigenium genomic interval GCTCGCGCGTCAGGGCGGGGCCGAGCCGGGTGAGCCGATCCTTGAGCATGAAGTCGTGGACGCCGGCCTTCATGGCCGCCACGGCGGTGTCCTCGCCCATCTGCCCGGAGACGATGAGGAAGGGCACGTCGAGTCCCCGCAGGCGCACCAGGTGGAAGGCGGCCAGGGCGTCGAAGCGGGGCAGGGCGTAGTCGGAGATGATGGCGTCCCAGGGGCTCGTCTTGAGGGCCTGCAGGAGCGCCTCGGCCGTCTCGACCCGGGTGCAGGTGACGTCATAGCCGCTGCGCCGCAGCTCGCGCAGCACGAGCAGGGCGTCGTCCTCGGCGTCCTCGATCAACAGCAGCTTGAGCGGCGTCATCCCACGCTCCGGGGCGGGGGCAGCTCGTTGAGCACCAGCCAGTACATGCCGAGCTGCCGCACGGCCTCGAAGAAGGCGGTGACGTCCACGGGCTTGTGCACGAAGCTGTTGACGCCGAGCTGGTAGCTCTCCACCAGGTCGCGCTCCTCCTTCGAGGAGGTGAGGACCACCACGGGCAGGGTGCGCGTGCGCACGTGGGCCCGCAGGCGCCGCAGCACCTCCAGTCCATCCAGCCGGGGCAGGTGCAGGTCCAACAGCACGACCTGGGGCCGGATGTCCGGATCGCGCTCGGCGTGACGGCCCTGGACGAAGAGGTAGTCGAGCGCCTCGGCGCCATCGCGCACGACGACCACGGGGTTGTGCATATTGCCGCGGCGCAGGGCGCGCAGGGTCAGCAGTTCGTCGTCGGGGTTGTCCTCGACGAGCAGGATGACACGTTGACTCACGTCGACCATGGGTGGGGGGGCTCCATTGGGCGGCTCAGCGCGGGGGGGGGATCGCGCTGGGGGGGGGCTCGTGCAGCGTGAAATAGAAGGTGGCGCCCTGGTCGACCTGGCCCTCGCCCCAGACGCGTCCCCCATGGCGGCGGAGGATGCGTTGGACGGTGGCCAGGCCCACCCCGTTGCCCTCGAACTCCTGCTGGGTGTGCAGGCGCTGGAAGACACCGAAGAGCTTGCCCTGGTACTCCATGTCGAAGCCGGCGCCGTTGTCCCGCACGAAGTAGACGCGCGAGGGGCCGGGCTCCGGCCGCACGCCAAAGTGGATCTCCGCCTGGGGCCGCTCGCGGGTGAACTTCCAGGCGTTGCCCAGCAGGTTCTCCAGCACCGAGCGCAGCAGCCGGACATCTCCCCGGTCCACGAGCCCCTCCTGGAGGTGGAACGTCACCGCGCGCTCGGGCTGCCAGCGCTTGAGCTGCTCGGCGCACTGGCGCGCCAGGGTGGACACGTTGACCTCCGTCTCCTGGAACTCGGCGCGGTTGACGCGCGAGAGGGCGAGGATGCCGTCGATGAGGTCGGACATGCGCTGCGAGGCGGCGCGGATGCGCTTGAGGGAGTCCTGTCCCTCGCTCGGCAGCTGGTCGGCGCAGTCCTCGCTCAGCGCCAGCGTGAAGCTGGAGATGCTGCGCAGGGGCGCGCGCAGGTCATGGGCCACCGAGTAGGCGAAGGCCTCCAGCTCGCGGTTGGAGAACTCGAGCTGGGCGGTGCGCTCGGCGATCCGCCGCTCCAGGTCCTCGTTGAGCTGGATCACCCGCTGCTCGGCCTGCCGGCGCTGGGTGATGTCGGTGATCGTGCCCAGGGCGCCCGTGTAGTGGCCCGCCGCGTCGTACAGGGGGTTGGAGGAGATGATGGTCCAGAGCGTCCGCCCGCTCTTGTGTCGCAGGGCGAGCTCGTGCACGTCGGAGATGCCCTCGCGCCGCTTGCGGAAGTTGACGAGCACCTGGGCGCGGTGCTCCTCGGCGATGAAGTCGATGGCGTCGCGGCCCATCATCTCCTGCTCCGTGTAGCCGAGCAGCTGGGCCAGGTGGCGGTTGACGTAGGTGGTGTTGCCCTCGGGATCGATGGTCCAGATGCCTTCCTGGGCGGCCTCCACGATGAGGCGGAAGCGCTGCTCGGCCTCGCGCTGGCGGGCCTCGGCCTGGCGCTCGCGCGTGGTGTCGCGGATGAAGATCATCGCGCCGAGCAGCTCTCCCTCCGGGTTCTTCACCGGCTGACCGCTCACGTGCAGGTGCTGACCCTCGGGGTGCAAGTCCGACTGGACGAACATGTCAGCCGCGTGGACCTCGCCCGCCAGGGCCCGCACGAGCGGCAGCCGCTCCAGATCGAAGGGCCGCTGCGTGATGGGGTCCGTGATGGTGAAGCGCGTGCGCCAGGTCTCCTGGCCCATGCGGGGCAGTCCGAAGAGCTGGAAGGCCCGGGCCGAGGGGCTGAAGTACACGATGGTGCCCGCGGCGTCCGCGATGATGACCCCCTCGGAGAGGTTGTCGACGATGGCTCGGATGAGGGGCTGATGGGCCGCCTGGAAGAGGCCGGCGGCGAGCGCATCGGAGATGTCGGGGGCCATGTCACCCAGCAATGCCGTATTTCCCGCCAGGGCGCCAACGCGCGTCCTCCGGGACGTGGGGCATTTTGCCCCGTGGGCGTGGGGGCGTCCGGAGGGTTCCCGGAGCGCGGGTCCATGGGGTATGGGTGGTTTGTACTCCAAACGGGCGGAAGACCATGCATTTCGAACTGGCCTTCGTGCTGCTCTTCTCCATCGCGACAGCGGTGGCGATCGTGGCGCGCTACTTCAAGTTTCCCTACACGGTGGCCCTGGTGGTGGCGGGGTTGACGCTCGGCGCGGTGCACCTGTTCGAGCCGCCGCATCTGACCAAGGAGCTGCTCTTCGCCATCCTGCTGCCGGGCCTCATCTTCGAGGCGGCCTTCCACGTGGAGTTCCGCAAGTTCTGGAAGAACAAGATGGCCATCCACGCGCTGGCCATTCCAGGCCTGGTGGCCTCGGGCGCCATCACCGCGCTCATCCTCTCGCCGGCGGTGGGCGGGTTCCACCTGGTGGAGGACTTCGACCTCATCCACGCGTGCGTGTTCGCCGCGGTCATCGTGTCCACGGATCCCATCGCGGTGGTGGGCCTGTTCAAGGCGCTGGGCGTGCCCAAGCGCCTGGCCGTCCTCGTGGAGGGCGAGAGCCTGCTCAACGACGGCACCGCCGTGGTGCTCTTCACGCTCATCGTCGCGGTGGCCAACGGGGCCCAGTTCACCCTGGGCGGCGCCGCGTGGGACTTCATCCGCGTGGCGGGCATGGGTGGGCTCATCGGCTGCGGGATCGGCTACGGCATCTCCCAGATCATCAAGCGCATCGACGACGCCATGGTGGAGATCACCCTCACGATGATCGCCGCCTATGGCTCGTTCGTGGTGGCCGAGCAGTTCCACTACTCGGGTGTGATCGCCACGGTGGCGGCCGGCATGCTGTGTGGCAACGGCGTGGCGACCACGAGCATGAGCCCCACCACGCGCGTGGCGGTGGCGAGCTTCTGGGAGTACCTGGCGTTCGCGCTCAACTCGGTGGTCTTCCTGCTCATCGGCCTGGAGGTGCAGCTCGGCTCGCTCCTGGCGTCGTGGAAGCCCGTGCTGCTGGCCTACCTGGCGGTGCTCATCGGCCGCGCGGTGGTGGTCTACGGCGTGTCGGGCCTCTTGCGCTTCACCTCGGAGAAGATGCCCTGGCGCTGGAGCGCGGTCCTCACCTGGAGCGGCCTGCGCGGCGCCATCTCCATGGTGCTCGTGCTCGGTCTGCCCAACGACTTCGCCCACCGCGAGCTGCTGGTGAACATGACGTTCGGCGTGGTGGTGCTCTCCATCATCGTCCAGGGGCTCACCATGGCGCCCCTGCTCAAGCGCCTGGGCATCACCGGGCTCAAGGACATCTACCAGGAGCAGTACGAGCTGGCGCGCGGCCGGGTGGGCGCGATCCACGCGGCGCTGGTGGCCCTGGAGGGCATGCGCCGCACGCGGGACATCCCCGCGGACGTGCTGGAGCAGCTGGAGAAGGACTACCAGAAGAAGGCCAGCGAGGCGGAGAACGAGCTGTCCGCGCTCAAGCTGCAGACCAACCGCTTCCACGAGGAGGAGCACCAGGAGGCCCTGCGGCGCGTGCTCATCGTGGAGAAGGACTCGCTGCTCA includes:
- a CDS encoding Na+/H+ antiporter; translated protein: MHFELAFVLLFSIATAVAIVARYFKFPYTVALVVAGLTLGAVHLFEPPHLTKELLFAILLPGLIFEAAFHVEFRKFWKNKMAIHALAIPGLVASGAITALILSPAVGGFHLVEDFDLIHACVFAAVIVSTDPIAVVGLFKALGVPKRLAVLVEGESLLNDGTAVVLFTLIVAVANGAQFTLGGAAWDFIRVAGMGGLIGCGIGYGISQIIKRIDDAMVEITLTMIAAYGSFVVAEQFHYSGVIATVAAGMLCGNGVATTSMSPTTRVAVASFWEYLAFALNSVVFLLIGLEVQLGSLLASWKPVLLAYLAVLIGRAVVVYGVSGLLRFTSEKMPWRWSAVLTWSGLRGAISMVLVLGLPNDFAHRELLVNMTFGVVVLSIIVQGLTMAPLLKRLGITGLKDIYQEQYELARGRVGAIHAALVALEGMRRTRDIPADVLEQLEKDYQKKASEAENELSALKLQTNRFHEEEHQEALRRVLIVEKDSLLKSYQRGVISREAFEHLVTQLDERIAQAKDAEGHVPLDESSPALPADPVGT
- a CDS encoding response regulator, which codes for MVDVSQRVILLVEDNPDDELLTLRALRRGNMHNPVVVVRDGAEALDYLFVQGRHAERDPDIRPQVVLLDLHLPRLDGLEVLRRLRAHVRTRTLPVVVLTSSKEERDLVESYQLGVNSFVHKPVDVTAFFEAVRQLGMYWLVLNELPPPRSVG
- a CDS encoding sensor histidine kinase — translated: MAPDISDALAAGLFQAAHQPLIRAIVDNLSEGVIIADAAGTIVYFSPSARAFQLFGLPRMGQETWRTRFTITDPITQRPFDLERLPLVRALAGEVHAADMFVQSDLHPEGQHLHVSGQPVKNPEGELLGAMIFIRDTTRERQAEARQREAEQRFRLIVEAAQEGIWTIDPEGNTTYVNRHLAQLLGYTEQEMMGRDAIDFIAEEHRAQVLVNFRKRREGISDVHELALRHKSGRTLWTIISSNPLYDAAGHYTGALGTITDITQRRQAEQRVIQLNEDLERRIAERTAQLEFSNRELEAFAYSVAHDLRAPLRSISSFTLALSEDCADQLPSEGQDSLKRIRAASQRMSDLIDGILALSRVNRAEFQETEVNVSTLARQCAEQLKRWQPERAVTFHLQEGLVDRGDVRLLRSVLENLLGNAWKFTRERPQAEIHFGVRPEPGPSRVYFVRDNGAGFDMEYQGKLFGVFQRLHTQQEFEGNGVGLATVQRILRRHGGRVWGEGQVDQGATFYFTLHEPPPSAIPPPR